The following proteins are co-located in the Hydrogenophaga sp. RAC07 genome:
- a CDS encoding metal-dependent hydrolase — MDSLSQIALGSAVGVAVMGRRTAVWKAALWGAIGGTLPDLDAFVDHGDAILNMTRHRAETHALFILTLAAPVMAWIVSRIHGEAALFKRWWLALWLVLITHPLLDTMTVYGTQLLQPFTDHPFGVGSIFIIDPLYTLPLIVGVVAALRLKNPRGLNWNLAGLVLSTLYLAWGVGAQQHATQVARASLEQEGMATSGLLVTPSPFNTVLWRLVATTPTHYLEGHYSLFDDDRPITWTRHERGAGLLERHADEPSVARMAAFTHGFYSVSETGGRLFVTDLRMGQEPSYTFHFNLGTEAARANGGHRPTLEGRRPDIGASLGWLWRRMWGERVPAPGV, encoded by the coding sequence ATGGATTCACTCTCTCAAATTGCCCTGGGCTCCGCCGTCGGCGTGGCCGTGATGGGCCGGCGCACGGCGGTGTGGAAAGCCGCGCTGTGGGGCGCCATCGGCGGCACCCTGCCCGACTTGGACGCCTTCGTCGACCACGGCGACGCCATCCTCAACATGACGCGCCACCGCGCCGAGACCCACGCGCTGTTCATCCTCACGCTGGCCGCGCCAGTGATGGCGTGGATCGTCTCGCGCATCCACGGCGAAGCTGCACTGTTCAAACGCTGGTGGCTGGCCCTGTGGCTGGTGCTCATCACGCACCCGCTGCTCGACACCATGACGGTCTATGGCACGCAGCTGCTGCAGCCCTTCACCGACCACCCCTTCGGCGTGGGCAGCATCTTCATCATCGATCCGCTCTACACCCTGCCGCTGATCGTGGGTGTGGTCGCTGCGCTGCGGCTGAAAAACCCGCGAGGTTTGAACTGGAACCTGGCGGGTCTGGTGCTCAGCACGCTCTACCTCGCCTGGGGCGTGGGGGCCCAGCAGCACGCCACGCAGGTGGCGCGCGCGTCGCTGGAACAAGAGGGCATGGCCACCTCGGGCCTGCTGGTGACACCTTCGCCGTTCAACACCGTGCTGTGGCGCCTGGTGGCCACCACGCCCACGCACTACCTGGAAGGCCACTACTCGCTGTTCGATGACGACCGGCCGATCACCTGGACACGCCACGAGCGCGGCGCCGGCCTGCTGGAGCGCCACGCCGACGAGCCCTCGGTGGCGCGCATGGCGGCGTTCACCCACGGCTTCTACAGCGTGTCGGAAACCGGCGGGCGGCTGTTCGTGACCGACCTGCGCATGGGTCAGGAACCGAGCTACACCTTCCACTTCAACCTGGGCACCGAAGCGGCGCGCGCCAACGGCGGGCACCGTCCCACGCTCGAAGGCCGGCGGCCCGACATCGGCGCATCGCTCGGCTGGTTGTGGCGGCGCATGTGGGGCGAGCGCGTTCCCGCGCCCGGGGTCTGA
- a CDS encoding dioxygenase family protein — MKQPSNRRHLLIASAAALAAPAWLTSALAQTRNLRPTPSQTEGPFYPVALPADSDADLLKNGQVNYGKGQPAWVEGTVVDLAGVPVSGAVVEIWQCDHAGHYHHPGDGGRADPAFQGFGKVTVGRDGRYRFRTIRPVQYSGRTPHIHVKVRLDRMELLTTQLYVAGDPGNERDFLWRRLDEGSRAALTVPFTAGNDGIKASFPIVVQA, encoded by the coding sequence ATGAAACAGCCATCCAACCGCCGCCACCTGTTGATCGCCAGCGCCGCCGCCCTCGCGGCCCCCGCCTGGTTGACCTCTGCCCTGGCGCAGACCAGGAACCTGCGCCCCACCCCCAGCCAGACCGAAGGCCCGTTCTACCCCGTGGCGCTGCCCGCCGACAGCGACGCCGACCTGCTCAAGAACGGCCAGGTGAACTACGGGAAGGGCCAGCCGGCCTGGGTCGAAGGCACGGTGGTCGATCTGGCCGGTGTGCCGGTGTCGGGCGCGGTGGTCGAGATCTGGCAGTGCGACCACGCGGGCCACTACCACCACCCCGGCGACGGCGGCCGCGCCGACCCGGCGTTCCAGGGTTTCGGCAAGGTGACCGTGGGGCGCGACGGGCGCTACCGCTTCCGCACCATCCGACCGGTGCAGTACAGCGGGCGCACGCCGCACATCCATGTGAAGGTGCGGCTGGACCGCATGGAGTTGCTGACCACGCAGCTCTACGTGGCGGGCGATCCGGGCAACGAGCGCGACTTCCTGTGGCGCCGGCTCGATGAAGGGAGTCGAGCCGCGCTCACGGTGCCATTCACCGCGGGCAACGACGGCATCAAGGCCAGTTTCCCCATCGTTGTTCAAGCCTAG
- a CDS encoding bifunctional acetate--CoA ligase family protein/GNAT family N-acetyltransferase yields MSIRHLDALFSPASVAVIGASMRPSSVGGTVWRNLNNGNFKGQLYAVNPKHAELGGVKVWASVAELPAAPELAVLCTPAASVVQLITELGARGTRAAIVLTAGLSAAHKQAMLEAARVHTLRILGPNCIGMLVPHLGLNASFAHTGALPGELAFVSQSGALVTAMLDWAGSRGIGFSHFVSLGERADVDFGDMLDFLGSDSRTRAILLYIESIEEPRKFMSAARAAARNKPVIVVKAGRSAAGQQAAASHTGALAGSDAVFDAAIARAGMLRVGSLQDLFLAAETLSRFNGNRADQLIVLTNGGGAGVMAADAAATEGVPLTALSDELKDRLDAVLPANWSHANPVDIIGDAPATRYVQALEALAHDTESAVLFIHAPTAIVPSLEIAQALLPLASASPKRVLGCWLGDAAVAQARALFRGAGVPDFNTPEDAVRAFSLLRTYREHQTELLQTPPARSAVHAVDLPRIRAIVNGVLTSGRELLTEPEAKDLLKAAGLPVVATRVVGPRAQEAQSAADALGYPVALKILSFDISHKSDVGGVRLNLGSAAEVGEACATMLARVREQRPDAQVEGFTVQTMVRKKHAHELIVGASVDPVFGPTLLFGQGGVAVEVLADTALALPPLNTTLALAQIARTRVAKLLRGYRDEPAADLDAIAQVLVSVSQLLADVPELAELDINPLLANHEGAVALDARVRVSSKRPAGAANFAIQPYPQALVETWEWQGNAITLRPIRPEDEAQHRRFLEQLDPEDIRLRVFYSRRHIEHSELARLTQIDYAREMAFIATRPGPDGVEETLGAVRVAIDPDNIGAEFGVIVRSDLKGSGLGHKLMSKIIEHLRARGTQRIFGTVLRINRGMLELARALGFQETTNPSDPGDHETRFVALDLQTPAGPPP; encoded by the coding sequence ATGAGCATCCGCCACCTCGACGCCCTCTTCTCGCCCGCCTCCGTGGCGGTGATCGGGGCCTCGATGCGGCCCTCCAGCGTGGGCGGCACCGTGTGGCGCAACCTGAACAACGGCAACTTCAAGGGCCAGCTCTACGCGGTCAACCCCAAACACGCCGAACTCGGTGGCGTGAAGGTCTGGGCCTCGGTGGCGGAGTTGCCTGCGGCACCCGAGCTGGCGGTGTTGTGCACGCCGGCGGCCAGCGTCGTACAGCTGATCACCGAACTCGGCGCGCGCGGCACCCGCGCGGCCATCGTGCTCACCGCCGGGCTGAGCGCCGCACACAAGCAGGCCATGCTCGAGGCCGCGCGTGTGCACACCCTGCGCATCCTCGGGCCCAACTGCATCGGCATGCTGGTGCCACATCTCGGACTCAACGCCAGTTTCGCGCACACCGGCGCGCTGCCGGGTGAGCTCGCCTTCGTGTCCCAGTCGGGCGCACTGGTCACCGCCATGCTCGACTGGGCCGGCTCGCGCGGCATCGGCTTCTCGCATTTCGTCTCGCTCGGCGAGCGCGCCGATGTGGACTTCGGCGACATGCTCGACTTTCTCGGCAGCGATTCAAGAACACGCGCCATCCTGCTCTACATCGAGAGCATCGAAGAGCCGCGCAAGTTCATGTCGGCCGCGCGCGCCGCCGCGCGCAACAAACCGGTGATCGTGGTCAAGGCCGGGCGCTCGGCCGCCGGGCAGCAGGCTGCCGCCTCGCACACCGGTGCGCTGGCCGGGTCGGACGCGGTGTTCGACGCAGCGATCGCGCGCGCCGGCATGCTGCGCGTGGGCAGCTTGCAAGACCTGTTTCTCGCGGCCGAGACGCTCTCGCGCTTCAACGGCAACCGTGCCGACCAGCTGATCGTGCTCACCAACGGCGGCGGCGCAGGCGTGATGGCGGCCGACGCCGCCGCCACCGAAGGCGTTCCCCTGACCGCACTGAGCGACGAACTGAAAGACCGGCTCGACGCGGTGCTGCCCGCCAACTGGTCGCACGCCAACCCGGTGGACATCATTGGTGACGCACCGGCCACGCGCTATGTGCAGGCGCTGGAAGCGCTGGCACACGACACCGAGAGCGCGGTGCTGTTCATCCACGCGCCCACCGCGATCGTGCCCAGCCTCGAGATTGCGCAAGCCTTGCTCCCGCTGGCCAGCGCGAGCCCGAAGCGCGTGTTGGGCTGCTGGCTCGGCGACGCTGCGGTGGCGCAGGCCCGTGCGCTGTTTCGCGGTGCGGGCGTGCCCGACTTCAACACGCCCGAAGACGCGGTGCGCGCCTTCTCGCTGCTGCGCACCTACCGCGAGCACCAGACCGAATTGCTGCAGACGCCGCCGGCACGGAGCGCGGTGCATGCGGTGGACCTGCCGCGCATCCGCGCCATCGTGAACGGCGTGCTCACCAGCGGGCGCGAATTGCTCACCGAGCCCGAGGCCAAAGACCTGCTGAAAGCCGCCGGCCTGCCGGTCGTGGCCACACGCGTCGTGGGACCCCGTGCGCAAGAAGCGCAATCAGCCGCCGATGCACTGGGCTATCCGGTGGCGCTCAAGATCCTGTCGTTCGACATCTCGCACAAGTCCGACGTGGGCGGCGTGCGGCTGAACCTGGGCAGCGCGGCCGAGGTGGGCGAGGCCTGCGCGACCATGCTGGCGCGCGTGCGCGAACAGCGGCCGGACGCCCAGGTGGAAGGCTTCACCGTGCAGACCATGGTGCGCAAGAAGCACGCGCACGAACTCATCGTGGGCGCCAGCGTGGACCCGGTGTTCGGCCCGACCCTCCTGTTCGGCCAGGGCGGTGTGGCGGTGGAGGTGCTGGCCGACACCGCGCTGGCGCTGCCACCGCTGAACACCACCCTGGCACTCGCGCAGATCGCGCGCACCCGCGTGGCGAAGCTGCTGCGCGGCTACCGCGACGAACCCGCCGCCGACCTGGACGCCATCGCGCAGGTGCTGGTGAGCGTGTCGCAGCTGCTGGCCGACGTGCCCGAACTCGCCGAGCTCGACATCAACCCCCTGCTGGCCAACCACGAAGGCGCGGTGGCGCTGGACGCGCGCGTGCGGGTTTCATCGAAGCGACCCGCAGGGGCGGCGAACTTCGCCATCCAGCCCTACCCGCAGGCGCTGGTGGAAACCTGGGAATGGCAAGGCAATGCCATCACGCTGCGCCCGATCCGCCCCGAAGACGAGGCGCAGCACCGCCGCTTTCTGGAGCAGCTCGACCCGGAAGACATCCGACTGCGCGTGTTCTACAGCCGCCGCCACATCGAACACAGCGAGCTGGCCCGGCTCACGCAGATCGACTACGCGCGCGAGATGGCCTTCATCGCCACCCGCCCGGGGCCCGACGGTGTGGAAGAAACCCTGGGCGCGGTGCGGGTGGCGATCGATCCCGACAACATCGGCGCCGAGTTCGGCGTGATCGTGCGCTCCGATCTCAAGGGCAGCGGCCTGGGCCACAAGCTCATGAGCAAGATCATCGAGCACCTGCGCGCGCGAGGCACGCAGCGCATCTTTGGCACGGTGCTGCGCATCAACCGCGGCATGCTGGAACTTGCACGGGCCCTGGGCTTCCAAGAAACGACCAACCCCAGCGATCCCGGCGACCATGAAACGCGTTTCGTCGCGCTGGACCTGCAAACGCCTGCCGGACCGCCGCCATGA
- a CDS encoding DUF502 domain-containing protein: protein MKPITQYFFRGLITFLPLALTVYVLYLTVAWIESIAIWLVRPFIGDFYLPGLGIVLGAGLILGLGFLISQPNVARWLSWIELPFTNLPVVKSIYSSLKSFADYFSPHKEAQQQAVVVLRMPGNDLSIVGLVTRQNMQGLPSALAELDQVAVYLPMGYMIGGYTVFVPRSWITPIDMSVEEAMRSSLLAWMAANRTSGASTDPVQPTELNRPMP from the coding sequence ATGAAACCGATCACCCAGTACTTTTTCCGCGGCCTCATCACCTTCCTGCCGCTCGCCCTCACGGTCTACGTGCTCTACCTCACCGTGGCCTGGATCGAGTCGATCGCCATCTGGCTGGTCCGGCCCTTCATCGGCGACTTCTACCTGCCCGGCCTGGGCATCGTGCTGGGCGCGGGCCTCATCCTCGGGCTGGGTTTCCTGATCTCGCAGCCCAATGTGGCGCGCTGGCTCTCGTGGATCGAACTGCCCTTCACCAACCTGCCGGTGGTCAAGAGCATCTACTCCTCGCTCAAGAGTTTTGCGGACTATTTTTCGCCCCACAAGGAAGCGCAGCAGCAGGCCGTGGTGGTGTTGCGCATGCCGGGCAACGACCTGTCCATCGTCGGCCTGGTCACGCGCCAGAACATGCAGGGTCTGCCCTCCGCGCTGGCCGAGCTGGACCAGGTGGCCGTGTACCTGCCCATGGGTTACATGATCGGCGGCTACACCGTGTTTGTGCCGCGCAGCTGGATCACGCCCATCGACATGTCGGTGGAGGAGGCCATGCGCTCTTCGTTGCTGGCCTGGATGGCGGCGAACCGCACCAGCGGCGCTTCGACCGACCCCGTTCAACCCACCGAACTCAACCGCCCCATGCCATGA
- the rsmI gene encoding 16S rRNA (cytidine(1402)-2'-O)-methyltransferase, producing MSASSPSLLAAARDAAAHQHYPQGALYMVATPIGNLADIGLRALQVLSIVDTVACEDTRHTAALLQGYGLHKPLLALHEHNEAEAALTVVQRLQAGQRVAYVSDAGTPGVSDPGARLVAAVNAAGLRCVPIPGASSITALLSVSGTVAGMGGWDGRFVFAGFLASKAAERQREVQLIGADVRGCVLLEAPHRIEALAKDLGALGERMLTVGRELTKQFEEVAHLKAQDFSAWLQANANRTRGEFVLLVHPQPAMAEVEGSVDAAALRTLDVLLKELPLKTAVKLCAEITGQPRNALYDAALARRQGVGDSDD from the coding sequence TTGTCTGCAAGCTCTCCATCCCTGTTGGCGGCCGCGCGCGACGCGGCGGCGCACCAGCATTATCCGCAGGGCGCGCTCTACATGGTCGCCACACCCATCGGCAACCTGGCCGACATCGGCCTGCGCGCGCTGCAGGTGCTCTCCATCGTGGACACCGTGGCTTGCGAAGACACGCGACACACCGCTGCTCTGCTGCAAGGCTACGGCCTGCACAAGCCGCTGCTGGCCCTGCACGAACACAACGAAGCCGAGGCCGCGCTGACCGTGGTGCAGCGGCTGCAAGCCGGCCAGCGCGTGGCCTATGTGAGCGACGCCGGCACGCCCGGCGTGAGCGACCCGGGCGCGCGCCTGGTGGCGGCCGTGAACGCTGCGGGCCTTCGATGCGTGCCGATTCCGGGCGCCAGCAGCATCACGGCCTTGCTCAGCGTCTCGGGCACAGTGGCGGGCATGGGTGGGTGGGACGGCCGTTTCGTGTTCGCCGGCTTTCTCGCCAGCAAGGCGGCCGAGCGGCAGCGCGAGGTGCAGTTGATCGGTGCCGACGTGCGGGGTTGCGTGTTGCTCGAAGCGCCGCACCGCATCGAAGCGCTGGCCAAGGACCTGGGCGCTCTTGGCGAGCGCATGTTGACCGTGGGCCGTGAGCTCACCAAACAGTTCGAGGAAGTGGCGCACCTCAAGGCGCAGGATTTCAGCGCCTGGCTGCAGGCCAACGCCAACCGCACGCGCGGTGAATTCGTGTTGCTGGTGCATCCCCAGCCGGCCATGGCGGAGGTCGAGGGGAGCGTGGACGCAGCGGCCTTGCGAACGCTGGATGTGCTGCTGAAAGAGCTGCCCCTGAAAACCGCGGTGAAGCTGTGCGCCGAGATCACCGGCCAGCCGCGCAACGCACTGTATGACGCTGCGCTGGCGCGCCGACAGGGCGTGGGCGATTCAGACGACTGA
- a CDS encoding YraN family protein produces the protein MWSSKKQGAPVATPKQGAPVAPAPTTKARGDAAEDAALMHLQRQGLRLVQRNFKTPGRGGGEIDLIMREPDGTLVFIEVRQRASQRQGGAGASITGLKQRRIVFAARHFLLRFGSEPPCRFDVVLIDGGRGQIDWLRAAFDAS, from the coding sequence ATGTGGAGTTCCAAGAAGCAAGGGGCGCCGGTGGCGACGCCAAAACAGGGGGCGCCGGTGGCGCCTGCACCGACCACGAAGGCCCGGGGGGATGCGGCCGAAGACGCCGCGCTCATGCACCTGCAGCGCCAGGGTTTGCGGCTCGTCCAGCGCAATTTCAAGACACCCGGCCGGGGCGGCGGCGAGATCGATTTGATTATGCGTGAGCCCGACGGCACGCTGGTCTTCATTGAAGTGCGACAGCGCGCCAGCCAGCGCCAGGGTGGCGCGGGTGCCAGCATCACCGGGCTCAAGCAGCGACGCATCGTGTTTGCCGCGCGGCACTTTTTGCTCCGGTTCGGCTCGGAACCTCCGTGCCGCTTCGACGTGGTGCTCATCGACGGAGGCCGCGGGCAGATCGACTGGTTGCGCGCCGCCTTCGATGCATCCTGA
- a CDS encoding SIS domain-containing protein: MLLQRIQQQFIDSADLKYQCAQALAPVVEAATNAVLASVTGGGKVLTCGNGASAAAAQHFAASFIGRYDRERPELAAFSLSADAAVLTGIANDFDVSSVYARQVRALGQAGDVLLALTTSGNSPNVLAAVQAAHERDMTVVALTGARGGQLALLLRDTDVHICVPHDLAARILEVHHLVLHCICDGVDAQLLGLPDVSTPHIESDS; this comes from the coding sequence ATGCTTCTGCAACGCATCCAGCAACAGTTCATCGACAGTGCCGACCTGAAGTACCAGTGCGCACAAGCGCTCGCGCCGGTGGTCGAAGCCGCCACCAACGCGGTGCTGGCCAGCGTCACCGGCGGCGGCAAGGTGCTCACCTGCGGCAACGGCGCCTCGGCCGCGGCCGCGCAGCATTTCGCTGCAAGCTTCATTGGCCGCTACGACCGCGAGCGGCCCGAGCTGGCGGCCTTTTCGCTCTCGGCCGACGCTGCGGTGCTCACCGGCATCGCCAACGACTTCGACGTGAGTTCCGTCTACGCCCGCCAGGTGCGCGCGCTCGGCCAGGCAGGTGACGTGTTGCTGGCGCTCACCACCTCGGGCAATTCGCCCAACGTGCTGGCTGCGGTGCAGGCCGCGCACGAACGCGACATGACGGTGGTGGCGCTCACCGGCGCACGGGGCGGCCAGCTCGCGCTGCTGCTGCGCGACACCGATGTGCACATTTGTGTGCCGCACGATCTGGCGGCCCGGATTCTGGAGGTGCACCACCTGGTGTTGCACTGCATTTGCGACGGTGTGGACGCCCAGCTGCTGGGCCTGCCCGACGTGTCAACCCCTCACATCGAAAGTGACTCATGA
- a CDS encoding BON domain-containing protein: protein MKPSSSARLQRITTATLLVAALGATLSACAPLVVGGAAVGALVAVDRRTSGAQLDDQGIELRSNNRLKDELGDARARVAVTSYNRRVLLTGEAASEAVKTQITQIVSAVPSVREVINELDVTNSPTLKERATDTLITGRLKASLVDAKDLAANAFKVVTERGTVYLMGRVTQREADRVTDLARNIPGVSRVVRTFEIITEQELANMQPAPAR from the coding sequence ATGAAACCAAGCTCATCTGCCCGTTTGCAACGCATCACCACGGCCACTCTGCTGGTGGCCGCGCTCGGCGCCACACTGAGCGCATGCGCTCCGCTGGTGGTCGGCGGTGCCGCTGTCGGCGCCCTGGTGGCGGTGGACCGCCGCACGTCGGGTGCCCAACTGGATGACCAGGGCATTGAATTGCGATCGAACAACCGCCTGAAAGACGAGCTGGGCGATGCGCGCGCGCGCGTGGCCGTGACGAGCTACAACCGCCGCGTCTTGCTCACCGGCGAAGCCGCCAGCGAGGCGGTCAAGACACAGATCACGCAGATCGTCTCGGCGGTGCCCAGCGTGCGTGAGGTCATCAACGAACTGGATGTGACCAACAGTCCGACGCTCAAGGAGCGCGCCACCGACACGCTGATCACCGGCCGCCTCAAGGCTTCCCTGGTGGACGCCAAGGACCTCGCGGCCAACGCGTTCAAGGTGGTCACGGAGCGCGGCACGGTGTACCTGATGGGCCGCGTGACACAGCGTGAAGCCGACCGCGTCACCGACCTCGCGCGCAACATCCCGGGTGTGTCGCGTGTGGTGCGCACCTTCGAGATCATCACCGAGCAGGAACTCGCCAACATGCAGCCTGCGCCTGCCAGGTAA
- a CDS encoding NAD(P)-dependent oxidoreductase, which translates to MSNIAEKTYESAPARKVAFIGLGVMGYPMAGHLARAGHSVTVYNRSSAKAAAWVAEFGGAHQPTPREAAAGADIVFACVGNDDDLRSITQGADGAFAGMSSGAIFVDHTTASADVARELYQAAKTRGLSFVDAPVSGGQAGAVNGLLTVMCGGDTAAFDAVKPVAMAFSRAFTLLGETGAGQLTKMVNQICIAGLVQGLSEAIAFGQKAGLDMNQVLDVIGKGAAQSWQLDNRGKTMVADKFDFGFAVDWMRKDLGLVLDEAKRNGARLPVTALVDQFYADVQAMGGHRLDTSSLIKRLK; encoded by the coding sequence ATGAGCAACATTGCAGAGAAAACCTACGAATCCGCGCCTGCCCGCAAAGTAGCCTTCATCGGCCTGGGTGTCATGGGCTATCCCATGGCGGGGCACCTGGCGCGTGCCGGGCATTCGGTGACTGTCTACAACCGGTCGAGTGCCAAGGCTGCGGCCTGGGTGGCTGAGTTTGGTGGTGCGCACCAGCCCACGCCGCGCGAGGCGGCCGCGGGTGCCGACATCGTGTTTGCCTGCGTGGGCAACGACGACGACCTGCGCTCCATCACCCAGGGTGCCGACGGTGCGTTCGCCGGCATGTCCTCTGGTGCGATCTTCGTGGACCACACCACGGCTTCGGCCGATGTGGCACGCGAGCTGTACCAGGCGGCCAAAACACGGGGGCTGTCGTTTGTGGATGCGCCGGTGTCGGGCGGTCAGGCAGGTGCGGTCAATGGTTTGCTGACCGTGATGTGTGGTGGTGACACGGCGGCCTTCGATGCGGTGAAGCCCGTGGCCATGGCGTTCTCGCGTGCCTTCACGCTGCTGGGAGAAACCGGTGCCGGCCAGCTCACCAAGATGGTCAACCAGATCTGCATCGCCGGGCTGGTGCAAGGCCTGTCGGAAGCGATTGCCTTCGGCCAGAAGGCAGGGCTGGACATGAACCAGGTGCTGGATGTGATCGGCAAGGGTGCGGCGCAGAGCTGGCAACTCGACAACCGCGGCAAGACCATGGTGGCCGACAAGTTCGATTTCGGTTTTGCGGTGGACTGGATGCGCAAGGATCTGGGCCTGGTGCTCGACGAGGCCAAGCGCAACGGCGCACGGCTGCCGGTCACCGCGCTGGTGGACCAGTTCTACGCCGACGTGCAGGCCATGGGCGGCCACCGCCTGGACACCTCCAGCCTGATCAAACGCCTGAAATAA
- a CDS encoding PilT/PilU family type 4a pilus ATPase, with product MERDQASKFVNDLLRLMLSRSGSDLFLTADFPPAIKVDGSVVKVSPQPLNASHTLALARAIMNDKQAAEFERTKECNFAISPPAIGRFRVSAFIQQGKVGMVMRTIPAVLPTIDKLGLPQVLKDVVLAKRGLCILVGATGSGKSTSLAAMVDWRNENTHGHIITIEDPVEFVHPHKNCVVTQREVGLDTDSWEAALKNTLRQAPDVILMGEIRDRETMEHAIQFSETGHLCLATLHANSSNQALDRIINFFPEERRTQLLMDLSLNLRALVSQRLIPRQDNKGRHAAVEIMLNSPLISDLIFKGDVAEIKEIMKKSNQMGMQTFDQALFNAFEANLITFEDALRNADSINDLRLQIKLNSQRAKTLDLAAGTEHLTIV from the coding sequence ATGGAACGCGACCAGGCATCGAAATTCGTCAACGACCTGCTGCGCCTGATGCTCAGCCGCAGCGGCAGCGACCTCTTCCTCACCGCCGACTTTCCGCCGGCCATCAAGGTGGACGGCTCGGTGGTCAAGGTGTCGCCGCAACCGCTGAACGCTTCGCACACGCTGGCGCTGGCGCGCGCCATCATGAACGACAAGCAGGCAGCCGAGTTCGAGCGCACCAAGGAGTGCAACTTCGCGATCTCGCCGCCCGCCATTGGCCGTTTCCGCGTGAGCGCCTTCATTCAACAGGGCAAGGTCGGCATGGTCATGCGGACCATTCCCGCCGTGCTGCCCACCATCGACAAGCTGGGCCTGCCGCAGGTGCTCAAGGACGTGGTGCTGGCCAAGCGTGGTTTGTGCATCCTGGTGGGTGCCACGGGTTCGGGCAAATCCACGTCGCTGGCGGCCATGGTCGACTGGCGCAACGAGAACACACACGGTCACATCATCACGATCGAAGACCCGGTGGAGTTCGTGCACCCGCACAAGAACTGCGTGGTGACGCAACGCGAAGTGGGCCTGGACACCGACAGTTGGGAGGCCGCACTCAAGAACACGCTGCGGCAGGCGCCCGACGTGATCCTGATGGGCGAAATTCGCGACCGCGAGACGATGGAGCACGCGATCCAGTTCAGCGAAACCGGCCACCTGTGCCTGGCCACGCTGCACGCCAACAGCTCCAACCAGGCACTGGACCGCATCATCAACTTCTTCCCCGAAGAGCGACGCACCCAACTGCTGATGGACCTCTCGCTCAACCTGCGCGCGCTGGTGTCGCAGCGTCTGATTCCGCGCCAGGACAACAAGGGTCGCCACGCCGCGGTGGAGATCATGTTGAACTCACCGCTGATTTCCGATCTGATCTTCAAGGGCGATGTGGCCGAGATCAAGGAGATCATGAAGAAGAGCAACCAGATGGGCATGCAGACCTTCGACCAGGCGCTCTTCAACGCGTTTGAGGCCAACCTGATCACGTTTGAAGACGCGCTGCGCAACGCCGACTCGATCAACGACCTGCGCCTGCAGATCAAGCTCAACAGCCAGCGGGCAAAGACCCTCGACCTGGCTGCCGGGACCGAGCACCTTACGATCGTTTGA
- a CDS encoding type IV pilus twitching motility protein PilT, with product MDITQLLAFSVKNKASDLHLSAGLPPMIRVHGDVRRINVEPLDHKQVHGMVYDIMNDSQRKQYEEFLECDFSFEIEGLARFRVNAFNHNRGAGAVFRTIPSKILTLEQLNAPKIFGDLALRPRGLVLVTGPTGSGKSTTLAGMVNHLNETEYGHILTVEDPVEFVHESKKCLVNQREVGPHTLSFSNALRSALREDPDAILVGEMRDLETIRLAMTAAETGHLVFGTLHTSSAAKTIDRIIDVFPAEEKDMVRAMLSESLVAVISQTLCKTKDGAGRVAAHEIMLGTSAIRNLIREAKVAQMYSAIQTGSNVGMQTLDQNLSELVKRNVISPAEARGKAKIPENFPG from the coding sequence ATGGATATCACCCAATTGCTTGCCTTCAGTGTCAAGAACAAAGCATCCGATCTTCACCTCTCGGCCGGTCTTCCACCCATGATACGGGTGCATGGTGATGTGAGACGCATCAACGTCGAACCGCTGGACCACAAGCAGGTCCACGGCATGGTGTACGACATCATGAACGACAGCCAGCGCAAACAGTACGAAGAGTTTCTGGAGTGCGACTTCTCGTTTGAGATCGAAGGTCTGGCCCGCTTTCGCGTCAACGCCTTCAACCACAACCGTGGCGCGGGCGCGGTGTTCCGGACCATCCCGAGCAAGATCCTCACGCTCGAGCAGCTCAACGCGCCCAAGATCTTCGGCGACCTGGCCTTGCGCCCTCGCGGTCTGGTGCTGGTGACCGGCCCCACGGGTTCGGGCAAGTCGACCACGCTGGCGGGCATGGTCAACCACCTCAATGAGACCGAATACGGGCACATCCTCACGGTGGAAGACCCGGTGGAATTCGTGCACGAGTCCAAGAAATGCCTGGTGAACCAGCGCGAAGTGGGGCCGCACACCCTGAGTTTTTCCAATGCCTTGCGTTCGGCCCTGCGCGAAGACCCGGACGCGATCCTGGTGGGCGAGATGCGCGACCTGGAGACCATCCGCCTGGCCATGACGGCGGCCGAAACAGGCCACCTGGTGTTCGGCACGCTGCACACCTCGAGCGCCGCCAAGACCATCGACCGCATCATCGACGTGTTCCCGGCCGAAGAGAAAGACATGGTTCGTGCCATGTTGTCCGAATCGCTGGTGGCCGTGATTTCCCAAACTTTGTGCAAGACCAAAGATGGTGCGGGCCGCGTGGCCGCACACGAGATCATGCTGGGCACCAGCGCCATCCGAAATTTGATCCGCGAGGCCAAGGTGGCACAGATGTACTCGGCCATCCAGACCGGCAGCAACGTGGGCATGCAGACGCTCGACCAGAACCTCTCGGAGCTGGTCAAGCGCAACGTGATCAGCCCCGCCGAGGCGCGCGGCAAAGCCAAGATCCCGGAAAACTTCCCCGGTTGA